The following are encoded in a window of Acidobacteriota bacterium genomic DNA:
- a CDS encoding M23 family metallopeptidase: NFVIIDHGNGEYSLLGHMMNGSIQVKEGDEVKAGDIIGKCGNSGNTFIPHIHYQLMDGANPVKYEVNGLPALFSNYSVFKPPTDFSNDFIPEDIVFKMEQLTNGDPELGQILEAQ; the protein is encoded by the coding sequence AACTTCGTCATCATCGATCATGGGAACGGTGAATATTCCCTGCTGGGACATATGATGAACGGCTCGATACAGGTTAAGGAAGGGGATGAGGTGAAAGCGGGGGATATCATAGGAAAGTGCGGTAACAGCGGTAATACATTTATACCTCACATCCACTACCAGCTCATGGATGGAGCAAATCCTGTAAAGTACGAAGTGAACGGTCTTCCGGCTCTCTTCAGCAACTATTCTGTCTTCAAGCCTCCCACAGATTTTTCAAATGATTTCATTCCCGAAGACATAGTCTTTAAGATGGAACAACTGACCAACGGTGATCCTGAGCTTGGTCAGATACTGGAGGCGCAATGA